AAAAGACTTTTACTTTTGCACTTTCAGGTAAGAACTCTTTTGGTCCACACAAAGCGACTTCATAACCAAGTTTTTGCGCCAATTCAAAGTGAGAGGAAGCTACGCGACTGTGACGAACATCACCGACGATCAAAACCTTCTGACCATGGCAAGTTCCTAAGTGTCTACGAATAGTATAAGCATCTAATAACGCCTGAGTCGGATGACCCTTTTTACCCCAACCTGCATTTAAAATGGGGCTTTGAACCTTTTTGCTTAAATCTTCAAGATCCAAGTCGTCGCCACAACGAACAACCAAGAATGACGGGTTCATGGCGTCGACATTTAAAACGGTGTCTTCTAAAGTTTCGCCTTTTTCTAAACTAGTTCCCGCTTTGCCATCCAACCGTAAAGAGTGGATTCCCAATCGCGCGCAGGCGGTTTCAAAGCTCATGCGAGTTCTAGTGCTAGCTTCAAAAAACAAAAGGGCTCCGGTTTTTCCGAAGCCCTTAAAGTCTAACGACTCATCGGCAGCAATTCTGTCTGCCACAGAAAATAGAAAGTCGATTTTAGTTTTTTCAAGAGAATTAAGATCAAGAATGGAGTGCTTTGTTCTAGATAACATCTAGAACCCGAGAATATGGATCGAAGACAAATATGTCAATACACCCTAGAAAAAACTCTTTCCCAACGCACTGAAGGGTAACGATCCGCCCCCCACTTCTTTTGCCAATCTAAGGAAAGCCAAATAAAAACAACTTTTCCAACCACTTGGCTCATGGGGACCGTCCCCCAATAGCGCGAGTCGTCACTTGCGTCACGGTTATCCCCTAACAGGAAAACCTCTCCAGGAGGAACTACTAAAGGACCGAAATCTTTTATTTCGGGTTGTTTTTGGAAAATCACCCGCCATTGATCTTCGCCTAAGTTTTCTGTGAAGATATCAAAAAGCTCTGGATTTGGATTGTCCTTGGATGGATTTGAGTCTTTTTCATACTCCATCGCTTGATCA
This is a stretch of genomic DNA from Bdellovibrio reynosensis. It encodes these proteins:
- a CDS encoding aspartate carbamoyltransferase catalytic subunit; amino-acid sequence: MLSRTKHSILDLNSLEKTKIDFLFSVADRIAADESLDFKGFGKTGALLFFEASTRTRMSFETACARLGIHSLRLDGKAGTSLEKGETLEDTVLNVDAMNPSFLVVRCGDDLDLEDLSKKVQSPILNAGWGKKGHPTQALLDAYTIRRHLGTCHGQKVLIVGDVRHSRVASSHFELAQKLGYEVALCGPKEFLPESAKVKVFSSLREGLEWSTAAMALRVQLERHQGSYSLENYRAQFGFTVENLKHLSSKALIMHPGPINQGTELDTEVLSDPRCKVLDQVTNGVYIRQALIYLTVQSMSEAQS
- the lepB gene encoding signal peptidase I; the encoded protein is MNRWRDYLTTLILAVLCALFVRSFLVTAYKVPTGSMQPTLKPGDFIFATRFSYGLSIPFANKKWEATVPDRGDLVVFTYPNQPGVTYVKRVVGLPGDKVQITQGRLILNDQAMEYEKDSNPSKDNPNPELFDIFTENLGEDQWRVIFQKQPEIKDFGPLVVPPGEVFLLGDNRDASDDSRYWGTVPMSQVVGKVVFIWLSLDWQKKWGADRYPSVRWERVFSRVY